One Ignavibacterium album JCM 16511 genomic region harbors:
- a CDS encoding RtcB family protein, which translates to MNINGIELKQIRENLWEIPQINGMRVPGRIYISREMLESTLSEDEALKQVMNVAHLPGIEKYSLAMPDIHWGYGFPIGGVAATNLDEGVISPGGVGYDINCGVRLATTSLTLEEIQPKLEPLITKLFQNIPTGVGASGAIKKLSKSDLKKILEKGSVWAVENNLGTQSDIQFTEESGTLKNADFSVVSERALERGADQAGTLGSGNHFLEVDVVEEIYEPKVAEVFGLFKGQVVIQIHTGSRGLGYQVCDDYLKVLLKASEKYGFKLPDKQLACAPIKSQEGQAYLAAMQAAANFAWNNRQVIMHLAKKSFLETFDMKESDLGFHLVYDVCHNIAKIEKHQIGNVIKEVCVHRKGATRAFPPGSEMIPEKYKSVGQPVLIPGDMGRYSYVAVGTEKAMEETFGSSCHGAGRNLSRHKAMKEAKGRDLVSELKKKGVIIQAKGYKTIAEEMPAAYKDVADVVDVMHKEGITRKVAKLKPVGVIKG; encoded by the coding sequence ATGAATATAAACGGAATCGAATTAAAACAGATTCGCGAGAATCTCTGGGAAATTCCACAGATAAACGGAATGCGTGTACCGGGAAGAATTTATATATCCCGTGAAATGCTCGAATCAACTCTCTCCGAAGATGAAGCACTCAAACAAGTAATGAATGTTGCCCATTTACCCGGAATTGAAAAATACAGTCTTGCTATGCCCGATATTCATTGGGGTTATGGATTTCCGATTGGTGGAGTTGCCGCTACAAATCTGGATGAGGGAGTTATCTCTCCGGGAGGAGTTGGTTACGATATAAATTGTGGAGTACGATTAGCAACAACTTCTCTCACACTTGAAGAAATCCAACCCAAACTTGAACCATTGATAACAAAACTTTTCCAGAACATTCCCACCGGTGTTGGTGCAAGCGGCGCAATAAAAAAATTATCAAAATCCGATCTGAAAAAAATCCTTGAGAAGGGTTCTGTTTGGGCTGTTGAAAATAATCTCGGGACTCAGAGTGACATTCAATTTACTGAGGAAAGTGGTACTCTTAAAAATGCTGACTTTAGTGTTGTGAGCGAACGTGCTCTTGAAAGAGGAGCTGATCAGGCAGGAACTCTCGGTTCCGGAAATCATTTTCTTGAAGTAGATGTGGTTGAAGAAATTTATGAACCTAAAGTCGCTGAAGTTTTTGGTTTGTTCAAGGGTCAAGTTGTGATTCAGATTCATACAGGTTCGCGTGGACTGGGATATCAGGTCTGCGATGACTATCTCAAAGTACTTTTAAAAGCATCAGAGAAATACGGATTTAAACTTCCTGATAAGCAATTAGCTTGTGCGCCCATTAAATCTCAGGAAGGTCAGGCTTATCTGGCTGCTATGCAGGCTGCTGCTAACTTTGCCTGGAATAACCGCCAGGTAATTATGCATCTTGCGAAAAAAAGTTTTCTCGAAACTTTTGATATGAAAGAATCAGATTTAGGTTTCCATCTCGTGTACGATGTTTGTCATAACATAGCGAAGATCGAAAAGCACCAAATCGGAAATGTAATTAAAGAAGTATGTGTACATCGTAAAGGCGCAACACGAGCATTTCCACCAGGAAGTGAAATGATTCCTGAAAAATATAAATCAGTTGGACAACCGGTATTAATTCCTGGCGATATGGGAAGATATTCTTATGTTGCAGTCGGAACTGAAAAAGCAATGGAGGAAACATTTGGAAGTTCCTGTCACGGCGCAGGAAGAAATCTGAGCAGACATAAAGCAATGAAAGAAGCTAAGGGCAGAGACTTGGTTAGTGAATTAAAGAAAAAAGGAGTAATAATACAGGCAAAAGGTTATAAAACTATTGCAGAAGAAATGCCTGCTGCCTATAAGGATGTTGCTGATGTTGTTGATGTTATGCATAAAGAAGGAATAACGAGAAAAGTTGCAAAACTAAAACCTGTGGGAGTTATTAAAGGTTGA
- a CDS encoding glycosyltransferase — MLEIIFTIILVGYFIQTVIFIVGTNKKFDKIPNEKLPSATVIVAARNEEENILRTLKSLAKLEYPENKLEIILVDDQSTDATGRIMDDFIKDKPHFKKITTHKDDLKLIGKMRALAYGVKEAKGEIILTTDADCEVKPTWAQTICSYYQDDIALVTGFTTQVADNWFGGMQALDFIYLLTAGAGTVNIGKPISCIGNNMSYRKSAYDEVGGYEALPFSVTEDFTLMNAIYNLKKYKVIFPLDRDALVTSLPCKNLKSLIRQKKRWGVGGLGVPFRGFVIMFWGFLANLLVLLTPVFFSMNWLYLITFKIAMDFFLLYPVHKKLGIEKNLKYFFHHQIYYLIYVVILPFIVLPNKKVVWKGRTY, encoded by the coding sequence ATGCTTGAAATAATTTTTACAATAATTCTGGTTGGCTATTTTATTCAGACAGTCATTTTTATAGTTGGAACCAATAAAAAGTTTGATAAGATCCCTAACGAAAAACTCCCAAGTGCTACAGTAATAGTTGCTGCAAGAAATGAAGAGGAGAATATTCTTCGAACCTTAAAATCACTTGCCAAATTAGAATATCCGGAAAACAAACTCGAAATAATTCTGGTTGATGACCAATCGACTGATGCAACCGGTAGAATTATGGATGATTTTATTAAAGATAAACCACATTTCAAAAAAATCACTACCCATAAAGATGATCTTAAACTGATTGGTAAAATGCGTGCGCTCGCGTATGGAGTAAAAGAAGCCAAAGGCGAAATAATATTAACTACTGATGCAGATTGCGAAGTAAAACCAACCTGGGCACAAACGATTTGCAGTTATTATCAGGATGATATAGCACTCGTTACTGGTTTTACGACTCAAGTCGCTGATAATTGGTTTGGTGGAATGCAGGCACTTGATTTTATCTACTTGCTTACTGCTGGTGCTGGTACAGTAAACATTGGGAAACCAATTTCCTGCATAGGAAATAATATGTCTTATCGCAAATCTGCTTATGATGAAGTTGGTGGTTATGAAGCTTTGCCATTCAGCGTTACAGAAGATTTCACATTGATGAATGCAATCTACAATCTTAAAAAGTACAAAGTAATTTTCCCTTTGGATAGAGATGCACTCGTAACTTCTTTGCCGTGCAAAAATTTAAAAAGTTTAATACGACAAAAGAAGCGTTGGGGTGTTGGTGGACTTGGAGTTCCGTTTCGCGGTTTCGTAATTATGTTTTGGGGATTTCTGGCAAATCTTCTTGTGTTGCTTACACCGGTCTTCTTTTCTATGAATTGGTTATATCTGATAACATTTAAAATTGCAATGGACTTCTTTCTTCTTTATCCTGTTCATAAAAAACTTGGTATTGAAAAAAATCTGAAATACTTTTTTCATCATCAGATTTATTATTTGATCTATGTGGTTATACTTCCTTTTATTGTTCTGCCGAATAAAAAAGTTGTTTGGAAGGGGAGAACTTACTGA
- a CDS encoding T9SS type A sorting domain-containing protein, producing the protein MNSPTQWEGITNTEGMNFKFATAFVDQLTEIYFLVNDSLIYKSNDGGRTLNFVSSVPGGKLNSIYAVDHGNTKNIYACGQGIRVSTDFGLTWEDFGLNEFEVVRLIYESYSLLEATKNNGFFAKYHSQVDWLPFSGGLGDGKIINDAMNYTSWVLHTATANHSVFFLWLIINDVESDSEFNSPENFLLFQNYPNPFNPTTKIQFAIGSRQLVQLKIFDILGKEITTLINEERLAGIYEVDFDAGKYGLSSGVFFISFSQVIWLKQKRWYYLVNFFNKTEFSSVICCDYCFRLGFLVARMCPHFRL; encoded by the coding sequence ATGAACTCTCCAACGCAATGGGAAGGTATTACAAACACTGAAGGAATGAATTTTAAGTTTGCAACTGCATTCGTGGATCAGCTAACTGAAATTTATTTTTTGGTTAATGACTCCCTGATTTACAAAAGTAATGATGGCGGCAGAACTCTTAATTTTGTTTCATCTGTTCCTGGTGGAAAGTTAAATAGTATATATGCTGTTGACCATGGTAATACTAAAAATATTTATGCCTGTGGTCAGGGAATAAGAGTAAGCACTGATTTCGGATTAACCTGGGAAGATTTTGGTTTGAATGAGTTTGAGGTAGTAAGATTAATTTATGAAAGCTATTCATTGCTTGAAGCCACAAAGAATAACGGATTTTTTGCCAAGTATCATAGTCAGGTTGATTGGTTGCCATTTTCAGGTGGTCTTGGTGATGGCAAAATAATAAATGATGCAATGAATTATACAAGTTGGGTATTGCACACTGCAACTGCAAATCATTCAGTTTTTTTCCTTTGGCTGATTATTAATGATGTTGAAAGTGATAGTGAATTTAATTCTCCTGAAAATTTTTTATTGTTTCAGAACTATCCGAATCCTTTTAATCCGACAACCAAAATTCAATTTGCAATAGGCAGCAGGCAACTTGTTCAATTAAAGATTTTTGATATTCTGGGCAAAGAAATTACGACTTTGATTAATGAAGAAAGACTTGCAGGCATTTACGAAGTTGATTTTGATGCCGGAAAATACGGCTTATCAAGCGGAGTATTTTTTATCAGCTTCAGTCAGGTGATTTGGTTAAAACAAAAAAGATGGTATTACTTAGTTAATTTTTTCAATAAAACTGAATTTAGTTCTGTAATCTGCTGTGATTATTGTTTTAGACTTGGTTTCTTAGTGGCAAGAATGTGCCCACATTTCAGGTTGTAA
- a CDS encoding archease: MASKHTYISHTADIAFDVEADSIEELFIESFKGWLESVVEITKFEPSDEIEIKLKSESLEQLLVDFLNEINFLLTVKKVLCLEVKKIEVNANEFLMRVLLGTVELNDNLILKEEIKSVTYHQMEIKNENGKYFVRVVFDI; this comes from the coding sequence ATGGCATCCAAACATACATACATAAGTCATACTGCAGATATTGCTTTTGATGTTGAAGCTGATTCAATTGAGGAATTATTCATTGAATCATTTAAAGGATGGCTGGAATCGGTTGTTGAAATTACTAAGTTTGAACCTTCTGATGAGATAGAGATTAAACTAAAATCTGAATCTCTTGAGCAATTACTCGTTGATTTTTTGAATGAAATTAATTTCCTTTTAACAGTTAAAAAAGTTTTATGTTTAGAAGTTAAAAAGATTGAGGTGAATGCAAATGAATTTTTAATGAGAGTTTTATTAGGCACTGTCGAATTAAATGATAACCTGATTCTGAAAGAGGAAATAAAATCAGTTACATATCATCAGATGGAAATTAAGAATGAAAATGGAAAATATTTTGTAAGAGTAGTATTTGATATATAG
- the pdxH gene encoding pyridoxamine 5'-phosphate oxidase, with translation MDENTLNNLRKNYQKGELLESQINPNPLRQFEIWFEEVFKSNIYEPNAMILATSSGNKPSARVVLLKGFDERGFKFYTNYNSRKGRELTSNPNAALLFYWMELERQVRIEGRVEKLSKEESLEYFNSRPLESRYGALASNQSEVIPNREFLERKFFELKEKYGDNPPMPESWGGFLLIPELFEFWQGRPGRLHDRIVYEKSEKSWKIYRLSP, from the coding sequence ATGGACGAAAATACACTCAACAATCTCAGAAAGAACTACCAAAAGGGAGAATTACTCGAAAGTCAAATCAATCCAAATCCTTTACGCCAGTTCGAAATTTGGTTTGAAGAAGTTTTCAAATCAAATATTTATGAACCCAATGCAATGATTCTCGCTACTTCATCTGGAAACAAACCCTCTGCGCGGGTAGTTCTGTTAAAGGGTTTTGACGAAAGAGGGTTTAAGTTTTATACAAATTATAATAGTAGAAAAGGAAGAGAACTTACATCAAATCCGAACGCCGCTTTACTCTTTTATTGGATGGAATTGGAAAGACAGGTTAGGATAGAAGGCAGAGTTGAAAAATTAAGTAAAGAGGAATCACTTGAGTATTTTAATTCAAGACCACTCGAAAGCCGCTATGGTGCACTTGCTTCCAATCAAAGTGAAGTTATACCAAACAGAGAATTTCTTGAAAGAAAATTTTTTGAATTGAAAGAAAAGTATGGTGATAATCCTCCAATGCCAGAAAGCTGGGGTGGATTTTTACTAATTCCGGAACTATTTGAGTTCTGGCAGGGAAGACCTGGTCGTTTGCACGACAGAATTGTATATGAGAAATCTGAGAAAAGTTGGAAGATTTATCGCCTCTCACCTTGA
- a CDS encoding site-2 protease family protein, giving the protein MSEFSEPTFSNLPPQYTYSTTAAKERSKKLKSYFIHIGLFIITFITTTIAGVEWTTGLFPPYEFSMLVKGLPYSISILTIITFHEFGHYFAAKFHRVRSTLPFYIPFPPIMYFINFGTMGAVIKTKSPISSKKAMFDIGIAGPISGFIATIAILIYGFMNVPPAEYILQIHPDYFSPDYGKEGLQLVFGDSILFMLLREIFVQPNTFFPPMSEIYHYPYLCAGWFGLFVTSMNMIPVGQLDGGHISYTMFGDKKHYAVSSIAFIFLFVVGVAGILDSTLGFNFGIGWSGWLFWALILYFIIRLKHPPVNDDSELDTKRKILGWISFVILILSFSLAPIMITNPVM; this is encoded by the coding sequence ATGTCAGAATTTTCAGAACCAACATTCAGTAATTTACCGCCGCAGTACACGTATTCAACTACTGCTGCAAAAGAAAGAAGCAAAAAGCTGAAAAGCTATTTTATTCATATCGGATTGTTCATTATCACTTTTATAACAACCACAATTGCCGGTGTTGAATGGACAACTGGATTATTTCCACCTTATGAATTCAGTATGCTCGTAAAAGGTCTTCCTTATTCAATCAGCATTTTAACAATAATTACATTCCACGAATTTGGCCATTACTTTGCAGCAAAATTTCATCGTGTGCGTTCAACATTACCATTTTATATTCCATTTCCACCGATAATGTATTTCATAAATTTCGGAACAATGGGTGCAGTAATAAAAACCAAATCACCTATTTCTTCGAAGAAGGCAATGTTCGACATCGGTATTGCCGGTCCGATTTCAGGATTTATTGCAACCATCGCAATTCTGATTTATGGTTTTATGAATGTTCCTCCTGCGGAATATATACTTCAGATTCATCCGGATTATTTTTCACCGGATTATGGGAAGGAAGGATTACAACTTGTCTTTGGCGATTCAATTTTATTTATGCTGCTTCGTGAAATATTTGTTCAACCGAACACTTTCTTTCCGCCAATGAGTGAAATTTATCATTATCCTTATTTGTGTGCTGGTTGGTTTGGACTTTTTGTAACAAGTATGAATATGATTCCGGTTGGTCAGCTTGATGGCGGACATATTTCTTACACAATGTTTGGTGATAAAAAGCATTACGCAGTTTCATCAATTGCTTTCATATTTCTTTTTGTAGTTGGTGTTGCAGGAATTCTTGATTCAACTTTAGGATTTAATTTTGGAATTGGTTGGTCGGGATGGCTTTTCTGGGCTTTGATACTTTATTTTATCATCAGATTAAAACATCCACCGGTAAATGATGATTCAGAACTTGATACAAAAAGAAAAATTTTAGGTTGGATAAGTTTCGTTATTCTGATTTTATCATTTTCATTAGCACCGATAATGATTACCAATCCGGTTATGTAA
- the tnpA gene encoding IS200/IS605 family transposase, whose product MPGTYSQIYIHIVFAVKGRENLLNKNLREEIFRYISGVIKEKGHKPIIVNGYSDHVHCFVGLKPSVAISDLVRDIKNNSSKFINEKKYLRGKFNWQEGYGVFSYSHSQIKKVYDYILNQEIHHKKKSFKEEYLELLRKFEIEFKPEYLFEWIE is encoded by the coding sequence ATGCCGGGAACATATTCACAAATTTACATACATATTGTCTTTGCTGTAAAAGGCAGAGAAAATCTGTTGAATAAAAATCTAAGAGAAGAAATATTCAGATACATTTCAGGCGTAATAAAAGAAAAAGGTCATAAACCTATAATTGTAAATGGTTATTCTGATCATGTTCATTGTTTTGTTGGATTAAAACCATCAGTTGCAATTTCAGATTTGGTACGTGATATTAAAAATAATTCCTCTAAATTCATAAATGAGAAAAAATACTTAAGAGGAAAATTTAACTGGCAGGAAGGTTATGGAGTTTTTTCTTATTCTCATTCACAGATAAAGAAAGTATATGATTATATATTGAATCAGGAAATACATCATAAGAAAAAATCATTTAAAGAAGAATACTTAGAATTATTACGAAAATTTGAAATTGAATTTAAACCAGAATATTTATTTGAATGGATTGAATAA
- a CDS encoding DMT family transporter: protein MKNSSEHTKGMLAVFLTALLWSSGGLFIKLITLNPMQISFFRCLIAAIVFAILFRQKILKLNPLALLNSISYAAVLIFFVIATKTTTAANAIFLQSTAPIYVLIFEPLLTKTKWEKINIVTIAVCFIGMILFFMGDLTPGDIKGNLAALFAGVAFAAFFLGMKKNDKQYGEASIFYGNVIVATVCIPFLFEMHSLTFSDFWKLTFLGVFQIAFAYALFSYGIKRILAVEASIISMLEPVLNPIWVFFGYGEAPSLYAIIGGVIIISAITIRTLIAGAPALKRKFTT, encoded by the coding sequence ATGAAAAATTCTTCGGAACATACAAAAGGTATGCTTGCTGTATTCCTAACAGCTTTGTTATGGAGTTCAGGTGGACTTTTTATAAAGTTGATTACACTTAACCCGATGCAAATATCTTTCTTCAGATGTTTGATCGCAGCTATTGTCTTTGCAATTCTTTTCAGACAAAAAATTCTGAAGCTTAATCCATTGGCTTTGCTTAACTCAATCTCTTACGCTGCAGTTTTAATTTTCTTTGTTATTGCCACAAAAACTACTACTGCGGCTAATGCGATATTTCTGCAATCAACTGCGCCGATTTATGTGCTGATATTTGAACCTCTATTAACCAAAACAAAGTGGGAAAAAATTAATATTGTAACAATTGCCGTTTGTTTTATTGGGATGATTTTATTTTTTATGGGAGATTTAACTCCCGGTGATATCAAAGGAAATCTTGCAGCACTTTTTGCAGGGGTAGCTTTTGCAGCATTTTTTCTTGGGATGAAAAAAAATGATAAGCAGTATGGTGAAGCATCAATCTTCTACGGAAATGTTATTGTTGCAACAGTTTGTATTCCATTCTTGTTTGAAATGCATTCTCTAACTTTTTCAGATTTTTGGAAGCTTACTTTTCTTGGTGTCTTTCAGATAGCTTTTGCTTATGCTTTATTCAGTTATGGAATTAAAAGAATTTTGGCAGTTGAAGCTTCAATCATTTCGATGCTTGAACCTGTGCTGAATCCAATATGGGTGTTTTTTGGTTATGGGGAAGCTCCTTCTCTTTACGCTATCATCGGCGGTGTGATAATTATTTCTGCAATCACAATCCGAACCTTGATAGCCGGGGCACCTGCTCTGAAAAGAAAATTTACAACCTGA
- a CDS encoding radical SAM protein — translation MLLLCNYYVTYRCNAYCEFCHFGFHENFKNTPYADLNDFKSNVEQLAKLGVKFIDLTGGEPLLHKDIAEMAKFARSFKMQTSITTNGLLYPKFAEKLAGNVNLLHFSLDSPDEEEHNRIRRVDCFKSVFNSIEIAKSLGEFPDILFTVTNETYHKLPRMHEIAQKYDLVLLVNPVFSYFGNSGLNEQAIDFVEEYCDGKLDVYLNKGFMKLRRDGGNHIENPKCKAVSRVIVISPHNEIILPCYHFGKETIPIDRPIKEIRESEKIKYYKKMEGRFDFCEGCTVNCYFEPSFAFPTNYYAITSLTSKFKYSYHKLVKQKIKKLTIKKTSL, via the coding sequence ATGCTTTTACTCTGTAATTATTATGTAACATATCGCTGCAATGCTTATTGTGAATTTTGCCATTTTGGATTTCACGAGAACTTTAAAAACACTCCTTATGCTGATTTGAATGACTTCAAGTCAAATGTTGAACAGCTTGCTAAACTCGGAGTAAAATTTATTGATTTAACTGGTGGTGAACCTTTGCTTCATAAGGACATTGCTGAAATGGCAAAGTTTGCCCGTTCGTTCAAAATGCAGACAAGTATAACAACAAATGGTTTGCTCTATCCAAAGTTTGCTGAAAAGCTTGCCGGCAATGTTAATCTTCTTCATTTCTCTCTTGATTCACCAGATGAAGAGGAGCATAATAGAATCAGAAGAGTTGATTGTTTTAAGAGTGTTTTCAATAGTATTGAAATTGCAAAATCACTTGGTGAATTTCCTGATATTTTGTTCACTGTTACAAATGAAACTTATCATAAACTTCCTCGGATGCACGAGATAGCTCAAAAGTATGATTTGGTTCTTTTAGTTAATCCTGTTTTTTCTTACTTCGGTAATTCCGGATTGAATGAACAAGCAATTGATTTCGTTGAAGAGTATTGTGACGGAAAATTGGATGTTTATCTTAACAAAGGATTTATGAAACTCAGAAGAGATGGTGGAAATCATATTGAAAATCCTAAGTGTAAAGCAGTCTCAAGAGTCATTGTTATTTCACCTCATAATGAAATAATTCTTCCTTGCTATCATTTCGGAAAAGAAACAATCCCTATTGACAGGCCAATAAAAGAAATTCGTGAATCAGAAAAAATTAAATATTACAAAAAGATGGAAGGAAGATTTGATTTTTGTGAAGGATGCACTGTCAATTGTTATTTTGAACCATCATTTGCTTTCCCAACAAATTATTATGCAATTACAAGTCTGACATCAAAGTTCAAATACAGCTATCATAAGTTGGTTAAACAAAAAATAAAAAAATTAACAATTAAGAAAACCAGTTTGTAA
- a CDS encoding polysaccharide deacetylase family protein codes for MKYKYNPPAILKKLFNEFCWNTNNNKILLTFDDGPIPGSIEIILSELSKHKIKALFFCVGDNIQKYPELTREILLEGHTIGNHTLNHKILKTLSHKEKIEQIQSFNYLLRNDFGYEVKFFRPPHGRFQLNTNALIKKLNMKNVMWSLLTYDYKNNFELVKFAVTNFLNKNSIIVLHDSIKSKNIIRDSISFIIDEAANKNFSFGEPTECLK; via the coding sequence TTGAAGTATAAATACAATCCACCTGCAATACTCAAAAAGCTATTCAATGAATTTTGTTGGAATACAAACAACAATAAAATTCTGTTGACTTTTGATGACGGACCAATCCCCGGCTCAATTGAAATCATTTTATCAGAGTTATCAAAACATAAAATCAAAGCGCTGTTCTTTTGTGTTGGTGATAACATTCAAAAGTATCCGGAATTAACCAGAGAAATTTTATTAGAAGGTCATACAATTGGTAATCATACATTAAATCATAAAATTTTAAAAACACTTTCTCACAAAGAAAAAATTGAACAGATTCAATCATTCAATTATTTATTAAGAAATGATTTTGGTTATGAAGTAAAATTTTTTCGTCCACCACACGGGAGATTTCAACTGAATACAAATGCTTTAATTAAAAAGCTAAATATGAAAAATGTGATGTGGTCTTTACTTACTTATGATTATAAAAATAACTTTGAGTTGGTTAAGTTTGCCGTTACAAATTTTCTTAATAAGAATTCAATAATTGTGTTACACGATAGTATCAAATCAAAAAATATTATCAGAGATTCAATTTCATTCATTATCGATGAAGCTGCGAATAAAAATTTTAGTTTCGGAGAACCGACTGAATGCTTGAAATAA
- a CDS encoding DUF1207 domain-containing protein produces MKYFYSEKEINNFNPNLILSLSKDDEIQSVTPRRTKCHTLSKAMGTKAIFTIIILLTISFNHSLIAQHSWFPKELNVQPFTANFLEPKAGFLFNTSNNKIRLDISTSQDILHIKNNNEIISIGADLFTFTRLRSENDFHFPVETIDYLFGLNSSFKKVSEETEFGLRFRFSHISAHLVDGQFDKGTNQWRDGRLPKVYSREFFEFFPFVRMNDLRFYIGLTYIFHSSPKEIKKGIFQIGGDYFLTNFSTQVFTPFIAYDFKLSGKEKYVGNNFINFGLKFGEFNKKGFSIYFSYISGKSVHGEYFDLNENYSSIGFNLDL; encoded by the coding sequence ATGAAATATTTTTATAGTGAAAAAGAGATAAATAATTTTAATCCAAATCTCATCCTTAGTTTATCGAAGGATGATGAAATTCAATCAGTTACACCTCGAAGAACTAAGTGTCACACTTTATCAAAAGCTATGGGAACAAAAGCAATTTTTACTATTATCATTCTGCTTACAATTTCGTTCAACCATTCACTTATTGCTCAGCATTCATGGTTTCCAAAAGAATTAAATGTTCAACCATTCACTGCCAATTTTCTTGAGCCGAAAGCAGGATTTTTATTCAACACAAGCAATAATAAAATCAGGTTGGATATCTCTACATCACAAGATATTCTGCATATAAAAAATAACAATGAGATTATCTCTATTGGTGCTGATCTTTTTACTTTCACCAGGTTGAGAAGTGAAAATGATTTCCATTTTCCTGTAGAAACTATTGATTATCTGTTTGGTTTGAATTCATCATTCAAAAAAGTTTCAGAAGAAACTGAATTTGGATTAAGATTCCGGTTTTCTCATATCAGCGCTCATCTTGTTGATGGACAATTTGATAAAGGAACTAATCAATGGCGGGATGGAAGGCTGCCTAAGGTTTACAGTCGTGAGTTCTTTGAGTTCTTTCCATTTGTCCGAATGAATGATTTAAGATTCTATATTGGATTGACATACATTTTTCATTCCTCACCCAAAGAAATTAAAAAAGGAATTTTTCAGATTGGTGGAGATTATTTTCTAACTAATTTCAGCACTCAAGTCTTCACTCCATTTATTGCTTATGATTTCAAACTCAGCGGAAAAGAAAAATATGTTGGCAATAATTTTATTAACTTTGGGTTGAAATTTGGTGAGTTCAATAAAAAAGGTTTTAGTATTTATTTCTCATATATCTCAGGTAAAAGTGTTCATGGAGAATATTTTGATTTGAATGAGAATTATTCAAGCATTGGATTTAATCTGGATTTATAA